In Sedimentibacter sp. MB31-C6, one genomic interval encodes:
- the rlmN gene encoding 23S rRNA (adenine(2503)-C(2))-methyltransferase RlmN yields the protein MIKIDNLSFNELEKKIIELKEPKFKAKQLFEWLHNKTVDSFDEISNISKKTKENLSKYLEFTESSIDLKLESKIDDTRKYVIKFEDSNIVESVYLKYKYGNTACISSQVGCKMGCAFCASTKNGYIRDLTSAEMLKQIYLIQKDICEKITNIVIMGSGEPLNNYNNIIKFLNIINDERGQNISMRKITLSTCGIIPNIYKLADENIPITLAISLHAPTQEKREKILPVSNKYKLPELMKSCDYYISKTGRRLTFEYIMIKGFNDSSSDAILLSNLLKNKLVNVNLIPCNYVKEANLSPSSNFDIEKFKKLLTQNGINATVRRELGSDINAACGQLRNNFLKR from the coding sequence ATGATTAAAATAGATAATTTAAGCTTTAATGAACTAGAAAAAAAAATTATAGAACTTAAGGAACCAAAATTCAAGGCAAAACAATTATTTGAATGGTTGCATAATAAAACAGTAGATAGTTTTGATGAGATAAGTAATATTTCAAAAAAAACTAAAGAAAATTTATCTAAATATTTAGAATTTACTGAATCTTCAATTGATTTAAAGCTTGAATCAAAAATAGATGATACTAGGAAGTATGTTATAAAATTTGAAGATTCAAATATTGTAGAAAGTGTTTATTTGAAATATAAATATGGAAATACTGCTTGCATTTCATCACAAGTAGGATGTAAAATGGGTTGTGCTTTTTGTGCATCTACAAAAAATGGTTATATACGAGATTTAACATCTGCTGAAATGCTTAAGCAAATTTATTTAATCCAAAAGGATATATGTGAAAAAATAACAAATATAGTCATAATGGGCTCTGGAGAACCTCTTAATAATTATAACAATATAATCAAGTTTTTAAATATAATCAATGATGAGAGAGGTCAAAATATATCTATGAGGAAAATCACATTGTCTACATGTGGAATTATTCCTAATATATATAAACTTGCAGATGAAAATATTCCAATTACCCTTGCTATTTCATTACATGCACCTACTCAAGAAAAAAGAGAAAAAATATTGCCGGTATCTAATAAATACAAGTTACCAGAATTGATGAAATCATGTGACTATTATATAAGTAAAACAGGAAGAAGACTTACTTTTGAATATATAATGATTAAAGGTTTTAATGACAGTTCATCAGATGCAATTTTACTTAGTAATCTTTTAAAAAATAAATTAGTTAATGTTAATTTAATACCATGTAATTATGTGAAGGAAGCTAATCTTAGTCCTTCATCAAATTTTGATATTGAGAAGTTCAAAAAATTATTAACTCAAAATGGGATTAATGCAACTGTCAGAAGAGAATTAGGAAGCGACATCAATGCAGCATGTGGACAATTGCGTAATAATTTTTTGAAGAGGTGA
- the fmt gene encoding methionyl-tRNA formyltransferase, which translates to MNVIFMGTPEFAVPSLEKLHENGYNIQLVVTQPDKPYGRGKKLKKSEVKQKAEELGIDILQPDKIKKEENLEILKSYNPDVIVVVAFGQILSKEILDIPKYGCINVHASLLPKLRGAAPLNWSIINGDKKSGVTTMKMDVGLDTGDMLLKSEIEIDDEMNVGYLHDQLMIQGAELLIETLKKLEKNEIVPIKQKHNLSSYAPMINKNNSKINWNENVESIHNLIRGLSPWPTAYFRYEDKNIKVYKSSYIKEKTDYEEGYIIKTVNEGIYVVAKNGIVVIKEFQMPGKKRMSIESYLRGNKFPEKIILK; encoded by the coding sequence ATGAATGTAATATTTATGGGGACTCCAGAATTTGCAGTTCCTTCTTTAGAAAAACTCCATGAAAATGGATATAACATTCAACTTGTAGTTACTCAACCTGATAAACCTTATGGAAGAGGCAAAAAATTAAAAAAATCAGAAGTTAAACAAAAGGCAGAAGAATTAGGTATTGATATTTTACAGCCAGATAAAATTAAAAAAGAAGAAAATCTAGAAATATTAAAATCTTATAATCCTGATGTTATTGTAGTTGTAGCATTTGGACAAATTTTAAGCAAAGAAATATTAGATATACCTAAATATGGTTGTATTAATGTTCATGCATCCCTATTACCAAAATTAAGAGGAGCTGCTCCTCTTAATTGGTCTATTATTAATGGTGATAAGAAATCAGGTGTTACAACTATGAAAATGGATGTTGGCTTGGATACAGGTGATATGCTATTGAAGTCTGAAATTGAAATTGATGATGAAATGAATGTTGGATATCTACATGATCAACTTATGATTCAAGGAGCAGAATTACTAATTGAAACACTTAAAAAATTAGAAAAAAATGAGATAGTGCCAATAAAGCAAAAGCATAACTTATCAAGTTATGCTCCAATGATTAATAAAAATAATTCTAAAATAAACTGGAATGAAAATGTAGAAAGTATTCATAATTTAATTAGAGGATTATCACCATGGCCTACTGCATATTTTAGGTATGAGGATAAGAATATTAAGGTATATAAATCTTCATACATCAAGGAAAAAACTGACTATGAAGAAGGATATATAATTAAGACTGTTAATGAAGGAATATATGTAGTAGCAAAGAATGGTATTGTTGTTATAAAAGAATTTCAAATGCCTGGTAAAAAAAGAATGTCCATAGAATCATATTTAAGAGGAAATAAATTTCCAGAAAAAATAATTCTGAAATAA
- the def gene encoding peptide deformylase, which yields MALRNIRINGDEILRKKSKIVTNVDSKIKILLDDMVDTMYENDGVGLAAPQIGILKRMVVIDVGDGNVYKIINPKIIETSGEQIDQEGCLSVPEVKKNIKRPKNVTVVYTDENGKEVTLKGQDLLARCICHEIDHLDGILFIDRVEKQVD from the coding sequence ATGGCATTAAGAAATATTAGAATTAATGGAGATGAAATATTAAGAAAAAAGAGCAAGATAGTTACAAACGTAGATAGCAAAATTAAAATATTACTAGACGATATGGTTGATACTATGTATGAAAATGATGGCGTAGGGCTTGCAGCTCCTCAAATAGGTATTTTAAAACGTATGGTTGTTATAGACGTTGGAGATGGGAATGTTTATAAAATTATTAATCCAAAGATAATTGAAACCTCTGGAGAACAAATAGATCAAGAAGGTTGTTTAAGTGTACCTGAAGTAAAAAAAAATATAAAAAGGCCTAAAAATGTAACAGTTGTTTATACAGATGAAAACGGTAAGGAAGTCACACTTAAAGGGCAGGATCTTTTAGCTAGGTGTATTTGTCATGAAATAGATCACTTAGATGGTATATTATTTATTGATAGAGTAGAAAAGCAGGTGGATTAA
- a CDS encoding Stp1/IreP family PP2C-type Ser/Thr phosphatase, whose translation MKVYFETNKGLLREINEDNFLIQETKRFNLYAVADGMGGHKAGEVASSLAIDTIKQCFDSDCMSENFMVPKFINDSIQLANKKIREESFEKEEYNGMGTTVTMAVVDLEHNIAYIGNIGDSRAYLLKDDEIIQLTEDHTYVNELLKDGRITTEEAKKHPKRNIITRAVGSEEDMQVDIFEIEFLKNEALLICSDGLTTHINDEEILNTIVTYGCSKSVQRLIDLSNDNGGTDNITLIIVDNNYRGDNL comes from the coding sequence ATGAAGGTATACTTTGAAACAAATAAAGGGTTGTTGAGAGAAATAAATGAAGATAATTTTTTGATTCAAGAAACCAAAAGATTTAACCTTTATGCAGTTGCAGATGGTATGGGTGGTCATAAAGCTGGAGAAGTCGCAAGTTCTTTGGCCATAGATACAATTAAGCAATGCTTCGATAGCGATTGTATGTCAGAGAATTTCATGGTTCCAAAATTTATTAATGACAGTATACAATTAGCAAATAAGAAAATAAGAGAAGAATCTTTTGAAAAAGAAGAGTACAATGGTATGGGAACAACCGTGACTATGGCAGTAGTTGACTTGGAGCATAACATAGCATATATAGGAAATATAGGTGATAGTAGAGCTTATTTATTAAAAGATGATGAGATAATACAACTTACAGAAGACCATACATATGTAAATGAGTTATTAAAAGATGGAAGAATAACGACAGAAGAAGCAAAAAAACATCCTAAAAGAAATATTATTACGAGAGCAGTAGGCAGTGAAGAAGATATGCAAGTCGATATCTTTGAAATTGAGTTCTTAAAAAACGAAGCTTTGCTTATTTGCTCAGATGGGCTTACAACTCATATTAACGACGAAGAAATATTGAATACTATAGTTACATATGGTTGTTCAAAAAGTGTACAAAGGTTAATAGATCTCAGCAACGATAATGGAGGAACAGATAACATTACTTTAATTATTGTTGATAATAATTATAGAGGTGACAATTTATGA
- the rsmB gene encoding 16S rRNA (cytosine(967)-C(5))-methyltransferase RsmB, with protein sequence MDNGYRVIVLESLKKIFRDKSYSNIIINNNINNINNKYKGIYRKSVFGVIENLIFIDWVINQISKTKTKKMEFDVLAVLRLAVYQLFFLDISRENIVVNESVQYLKDRKNIRASKLVNAVLRNIIRNKENIINDMNKLPYIDLLSIKYSYPKWIVEMWKNQFSKDNLEEVLVANNVEAPLEVRVNTLKTTREELIDKFSKKGIISNKCKIAEKGLIIKNPFEIDTIEEYKCGLFSIQSESSMIVGQILNPNENSLIIDLCAAPGGKSLNAAEIMNNTGKIISRDIYEGKLPLINKEVKRLGIKNIFTQVYDATKLDENLISKADYCIVDVPCTGLGIIRRKPEIKYKLESDLEDISKIQYRILENASKYLKHKGFLIYSTCTTNKKENIELVNEFLNKNKNFALVDISNEVGNYFTTAKLGYVEIYPHMHNMDGFFIAKMTRV encoded by the coding sequence ATGGATAATGGTTATAGAGTCATAGTACTTGAATCTCTTAAAAAAATATTTAGAGATAAGTCATATTCAAATATAATTATAAATAATAATATAAATAACATAAATAATAAATATAAGGGTATATATAGAAAATCAGTATTCGGTGTAATTGAAAATTTAATATTTATAGACTGGGTTATTAATCAAATTTCTAAAACAAAAACTAAAAAAATGGAATTTGATGTATTAGCTGTTTTAAGACTTGCAGTATATCAATTATTTTTTCTTGATATCTCTCGTGAAAATATAGTAGTAAATGAAAGTGTTCAATATTTAAAAGATAGAAAAAATATTAGAGCATCTAAATTAGTTAATGCTGTTTTGAGAAACATAATAAGAAATAAAGAAAATATAATAAATGACATGAATAAGTTACCATATATAGATTTGTTAAGTATTAAATATTCATATCCAAAATGGATAGTTGAAATGTGGAAAAATCAATTTAGTAAAGATAACTTAGAGGAAGTATTAGTAGCAAATAATGTAGAAGCTCCTTTAGAAGTAAGAGTAAATACCTTAAAAACTACTAGAGAAGAGTTAATAGACAAGTTTAGTAAAAAAGGAATTATTTCAAATAAATGTAAAATAGCTGAAAAGGGTTTAATTATTAAAAATCCATTTGAAATTGATACAATAGAAGAATATAAATGTGGGTTATTTTCAATACAAAGCGAAAGTTCTATGATTGTTGGGCAAATACTAAATCCTAATGAAAACAGTTTAATTATAGATTTGTGTGCTGCACCTGGAGGTAAGTCCTTAAATGCTGCAGAAATTATGAACAATACTGGAAAAATAATATCTAGAGATATTTATGAAGGAAAACTTCCACTTATTAACAAGGAAGTAAAAAGACTCGGTATAAAGAATATATTTACACAAGTATATGATGCAACAAAACTAGATGAAAATTTAATAAGCAAGGCAGATTATTGTATAGTAGATGTACCATGTACTGGGCTTGGAATAATTAGACGAAAACCAGAAATTAAGTATAAATTAGAAAGTGACTTAGAAGATATTTCTAAAATTCAGTATAGAATATTGGAAAATGCATCAAAATATTTAAAACATAAAGGATTTTTAATTTATTCTACATGTACTACTAATAAAAAGGAAAATATTGAATTAGTAAATGAGTTTTTAAATAAAAATAAGAATTTTGCATTGGTGGATATATCAAATGAAGTTGGAAATTATTTTACTACAGCAAAGCTAGGGTATGTAGAAATATACCCTCATATGCATAATATGGACGGCTTTTTTATTGCTAAAATGACAAGGGTATGA